In a single window of the Drosophila albomicans strain 15112-1751.03 chromosome 3, ASM965048v2, whole genome shotgun sequence genome:
- the LOC117572760 gene encoding zinc finger protein 420, with the protein MNEGGSGYSIHTICRICLNLLQNDVAYDLFLVPGLAKKLCVCTSLAVEQQDGFPMNLCTQCFSRLNDLHDFQKLCVDSVQRFQQMVANNFFGVTATTAAAATPLNHIDNFDVLNVAGGAQDGELAGEEEDRINYDPLLNHKMEIIENEEDVFKMLEHVDKEAEEVEKEVKADVDDQAAGIMQMFDDGDDVDDDDDGVSSADDHDVDFEPNSSDADDDMPLAQRLRGNKMSSQKQVEDVEDEGSSESDEEGVKSKSKRKRIPAAERHLHRIIDCHICHQKFKKAIRYEEHMKHHNDLLPFQCKVESCRKGFTTAGGLRLHVDHAHTELSEVHACSVEGCGKTFPRIRLLTFHMKKVHNISKAAAPPRDYPCTECEKIFRCPMALKKHMYKHDGKELPFPCNICGKRFVINSALKDHLMRHAGIKNYVCPYCGVGKTTRQEWNTHILTHTQEKKFKCHICEHASHNKQSLANHIKIVHEKIKNYACQYCGKTFGKSHACKIHEMTHTGEKRCECKVCGKKFLYPKSLTKHLKTHEKRVLRAMETYRQRQVELGEGATAGAAATESTDIAEVVGSQAHNPADVVVDGLMSQNAADELLKVCAESVATIPKDPRRVQRVDISQLAGTAVNPIPSVSVPSWSPQVNFTKKEGKHICPGCGQGFNNIGNMKRHYKIIHEKVKDFACRFCPKRFAKAQTLRHHEWIHTGEKPFECKTCGTHFRQETALKRHQRTHENRPPVISSKFYAAREELEEQERMKREARRKADAKRKEIAEAAKEQLSSLHKLEATDKNLHSYDEYQEAAAERAAASAELQAQQYEENEVKRRADMERRKIQEAAYEQLQKLQQQQEIEKAQSSYDGYYAQKAHAEGTSIDDLKIDHV; encoded by the coding sequence ATGAATGAAGGAGGGAGTGGATACTCCATACACACAATATGCCGCATCTGCTTAAACCTCCTGCAAAATGATGTCGCCTATGATTTGTTTCTGGTTCCGGGTCTGGCCaaaaagttgtgtgtgtgcacttcGCTTGCCGTGGAGCAACAAGACGGCTTCCCTATGAATCTGTGCACACAGTGCTTTAGCCGGCTCAATGATCTGCATGATTTTCAGAAGCTGTGCGTGGACTCGGTACAACGCTTTCAGCAGATGGTGGCCAACAATTTCTTTggagtaacagcaacaacagcagcagctgcaacaccgCTCAATCACATCGATAACTTTGATGTGCTGAATGTGGCTGGAGGAGCACAAGATGGGGAACTGGCTGGCGAGGAGGAGGATCGCATTAACTATGATCCGCTGCTCAATCACAAAATGGAGATCATTGAGAACGAGGAGGATGTGTTTAAAATGCTCGAACATGTCGATAAAGAGGCTGAAGAGGTTGAGAAAGAAGTCAAGGCTGATGTAGACGATCAGGCGGCGGGCATTATGCAAATGTTCGACGACGGTGACgatgtcgatgatgatgacgacggtGTTTCTTCTGCCGATGATCACGATGTGGACTTTGAGCCCAACAGCAGCGATGCTGACGATGATATGCCGCTGGCACAACGTCTGCGAGGCAATAAAATGAGCTCGCAAAAGCAAGTTGAAGATGTGGAGGATGAGGGCAGCTCCGAGTCGGATGAGGAAGGCGTCAAATCGAAGTCGAAACGCAAGCGTATTCCGGCGGCTGAGCGGCATCTGCATCGCATCATCGACTGCCACATCTGTCATCAAAAGTTCAAGAAAGCCATACGCTACGAGGAGCACATGAAGCACCACAACGATCTGCTTCCCTTCCAATGCAAAGTGGAGAGTTGCCGCAAGGGCTTCACTACAGCTGGCGGTCTGCGACTGCATGTGGATCATGCCCACACGGAGTTGTCCGAGGTTCATGCGTGCAGCGTTGAGGGCTGCGGCAAAACGTTTCCGCGCATACGTCTGCTCACCTTCCATATGAAAAAGGTGCACAATATTTCGAAAGCGGCAGCGCCGCCTCGTGATTATCCTTGCACCGAATGTGAGAAGATCTTCCGTTGTCCTATGGCGCTGAAGAAGCACATGTATAAGCACGATGGCAAGGAGCTACCGTTTCCCTGTAACATTTGTGGCAAACGCTTTGTGATCAACAGCGCCCTCAAGGATCATCTGATGCGGCATGCGGGCATCAAGAACTATGTGTGTCCCTATTGTGGCGTGGGTAAGACCACCCGACAGGAGTGGAACACACACATTCTGACACACACGCAGGAGAAGAAGTTCAAGTGCCATATATGTGAGCATGCGTCGCACAACAAACAGAGTCTGGCCAATCACATAAAGATTGTACACGAGAAGATCAAGAACTATGCGTGTCAATATTGTGGCAAGACCTTTGGCAAGTCGCATGCCTGCAAGATCCATGAGATGACGCACACTGGGGAGAAGCGTTGCGAGTGCAAGGTGTGTGGCAAAAAGTTCCTCTATCCAAAGAGCCTGACGAAGCATCTGAAGACGCACGAGAAGCGCGTGTTGCGGGCTATGGAAACGTATCGTCAGCGTCAGGTGGAACTGGGCGAAGGTGCtacagcaggagcagcagccactGAGAGCACGGACATCGCCGAAGTAGTTGGCTCACAAGCGCACAATCCCGCGGACGTCGTTGTCGATGGGCTGATGTCGCAGAATGCTGCTGATGAACTGTTGAAAGTGTGCGCCGAATCGGTGGCCACAATACCTAAGGATCCGCGTCGTGTGCAACGTGTGGACATTTCACAGCTGGCTGGCACCGCTGTCAATCCCATACCCTCAGTTTCGGTGCCGTCGTGGTCACCTCAAGTCAACTTCACCAAGAAGGAAGGCAAACACATTTGTCCGGGTTGCGGTCAAGGCTTCAACAACATTGGCAACATGAAACGTCACTATAAGATCATACACGAGAAGGTCAAGGATTTCGCCTGTCGGTTTTGTCCAAAGCGTTTCGCCAAGGCGCAAACGCTGCGACACCACGAATGGATTCATACGGGCGAGAAGCCCTTTGAGTGCAAGACGTGTGGCACACACTTCCGCCAGGAGACGGCGCTGAAGCGACATCAGCGCACGCACGAGAATCGCCCGCCTGTCATCTCATCCAAGTTCTATGCGGCACGCGAAGAACTGGAGGAGCAGGAGCGTATGAAACGTGAGGCGCGTCGCAAGGCGGATGCGAAGCGTAAAGAGATTGCCGAGGCGGCTAAGGAGCAGCTGTCGTCGCTGCACAAACTGGAGGCAACCGACAAGAATCTGCACTCGTACGACGAGTATCAAGAGGCAGCTGCGGAGCGTGCGGCTGCCTCGGCTGAGCTGCAGGCACAGCAGTACGAGGAGAACGAGGTGAAACGGCGAGCGGACATGGAGCGTCGCAAGATCCAGGAAGCAGCGTACGAGCAGCTGCagaaactgcagcagcagcaggagatcGAGAAGGCGCAAAGCTCCTACGATGGCTACTATGCGCAAAAGGCGCATGCCGAAGGCACCTCAATCGATGACCTCAAGATTGATCATGTGTGA
- the LOC117572759 gene encoding E3 ubiquitin-protein ligase SHPRH, translating to MAIVLCELARECSDNEQDSLFIYNKRQWRIMESLAPNANELISIITNFAKIRTKKLQFKILDSTVVLQQIAASTFHSANQHDLQLASELFPLIFINYAPTLEFQVMQEQHEQQRELKSYVTTQLYNALYCKHQESAANEEKEKPPTVSLPSCFKSQLRGYQQRTVSWMLSRECQPNVFPANFTICHANDGKHKVWKHNYCLQFYECDKEEELLPNVRLPPGGILADEMGLGKTVELLATLLLNPKQHVDNTYWNVSLEEAIDSVPLKRRCLAPKVHCICIEQSAAKLLVKCTLCQLWQHQQCIKDSHSDYVCPNCWTELMSMPQAQLVESRATIIVSPSEIKTQWHQEISKHVDGTLKVLLYPGLHAGVWYSPLELAQYDIVLTDYRILGHEIHHTPRNSSDREMRYEQRYMRPSSPLLMVNWWRVCLDEAQMVESSTSQAAEMVSQLPAVNRWAVTGTPIQKTIDDLAPLLKFVGFHEACEPQDAWHTVANSFLLKHKAEPLLELLQHCMWRTCKSKVEHELGIPPQTELVHRLALSNVESLYYREEHFKCTELFLEAVAKHTKYNPNTSSSRLASISPQLLSSMLQPFLRIRKTCSVPVVINKNVATTNYLNPQDLLVHLKTNNEMQCKRELRTWASSYNGLTAIHFILKQHKEAMHNYKQVLQLAKDYNYDNITVDSLLQIHALHNLLSASEFAADDDKLSEEELAAYRLKLNSLERKFLEEKIVVLLAAETAYEAKLEELDKLQQQFSSSIVQLFATVVNTSDNWHTAVWHKIGEEFFRQNISSEKLQDVNSVTGLIYILHNWHDRLEKQHKQLRKDFKFLKRILLQACGAVREGVALSADANQFIKVVSDCHLADIMEDKPAGEKRQDPRKKRHCSLCKIHETVNKFECLLFDKELGKEGTITDGSENSSMEIMLIRVVFGYLRGRHEFAEWKTECKNKLEQLDCMQSLEKLQIKYWIEAEYVIKAFDELDMCKMRILLTENPEEQSNFRILPYQLEEQTEFNMANIEEAQLNFVRLSGRLKYLKHLKDDAGDKPCPICQTLDDDRYVMLSCGHYLCQECLDTMRSKFGRKTKCPICRQDSPQLYYSVRKGVNRTKINGDFSTKIVHIVEQVQKIQAEDSEQKILIFSQWATILNHIASALQMNGIKYRNKFTNRDIDEFKQPELKITCMLMPLSRGSKGLNLIEATHVFLVEPILTPGEELQAIGRVHRFGQTKPTTVHRFIVNGTIEENIMTLIKSADDRSTLSTHWDLDNMTLDSLKDLFTLKQTD from the exons ATGGCCATTGTGCTGTGTGAATTGGCTCGGGAGTGCTCGGATAACGAGCAAGACTCTttgtttatatacaataaaagaCAATGGCGCATCATGGAATCTCTGGCGCCAAATGCAAACGAATTGATTTCAATCATAACAAACT TTGCCAAAATACGCACCAAAAAGCTACAGTTCAAAATATTGGATTCAACGGTCGTCTTGCAGCAGATAGCAGCATCAACGTTTCACTCAGCAAATCAACATGACTTGCAGTTGGCTTCAGAGTTATTCCCGTTAATATTCATCAATTATGCACCCACGCTGGAGTTCCAAGTGATGCAGGAGCAGCATGAACAACAGCGCGAACTAAAGAGCTATGTGACCACACAGCTCTACAATGCACTGTACTGCAAACACCAGGAGTCGGCCGCAAacgaggagaaggagaagccGCCAACTGTTTCACTGCCAAGTTGTTTCAAATCGCAGTTGCGAGGGTATCAACAACGCACGGTCAGCTGGATGCTCAGCCGTGAATGCCAGCCCAATGTATTTCCTGCCAATTTTACAATATGCCATGCCAACGATGGCAAGCATAAAGTCTGGAAGCACAACTATTGCCTGCAGTTCTATGAATGCGATAAGGAGGAAGAGTTATTGCCAAATGTAAGATTGCCACCAGGTGGCATACTTGCCGACGAAATGGGTTTAGGCAAAACCGTAGAGCTACTAGCAACGCTGCTGCTTAATCCGAAGCAGCATGTGGATAACACTTATTGGAACGTCAGCTTGGAGGAAGCAATCGATTCTGTGCCCCTCAAGCGTCGTTGCTTGGCACCTAAAGTACACTGCATTTGCATCGAACAATCAGCGGCTAAGCTGCTGGTCAAGTGCACGCTATGCCAGCTATGGCAGCATCAGCAGTGCATCAAAGACAGCCATAGCGACTATGTGTGTCCCAATTGCTGGACAGAATTGATGAGCATGCCCCAGGCACAGCTAGTGGAATCACGTGCTACCATCATAGTGTCACCCAGTGAGATTAAGACACAGTGGCATCAAGAGATTAGTAAGCATGTGGACGGCACACTCAAGGTGCTGCTGTATCCCGGTTTGCATGCGGGTGTCTGGTACAGTCCCTTGGAGCTGGCGCAGTATGATATTGTGCTGACCGATTATCGCATTCTGGGCCACGAGATACACCATACGCCGCGAAATTCAAGCGATCGCGAAATGCGTTACGAGCAGCGCTATATGCGTCCCAGTTCTCCGCTCTTGATGGTCAACTGGTGGCGCGTCTGCTTGGACGAAGCGCAGATGGTGGAGAGCAGCACATCGCAGGCGGCGGAGATGGTCAGCCAGCTGCCTGCGGTGAATCGTTGGGCTGTCACTGGCACGCCGATTCAAAAGACCATTGATGATTTGGCGCCGCTGCTGAAATTCGTGGGCTTCCACGAGGCTTGTGAGCCTCAAGATGCCTGGCACACGGTGGCAAATTCGTTTTTGCTCAAGCACAAAGCTGAACCGCTTTTGGAGTTGCTGCAGCATTGCATGTGGCGCACCTGCAAATCGAAAGTTGAGCATGAGTTGGGCATACCACCGCAAACTGAGCTGGTGCATCGCCTCGCGCTGAGCAATGTGGAATCGTTGTACTACCGCGAGGAGCACTTCAAGTGCACTGAACTCTTTCTGGAAGCTGTTGCCAAGCACACCAAGTACAATCCCAACACGTCCAGTTCACGTTTGGCTTCCATTTCTCCACAACTGTTAAGCAGCATGTTGCAGCCATTTTTGCGCATACGCAAAACTTGTTCGGTGCCCGTGGTGATCAATAAGAATGTTGCGACCACCAATTATTTGAATCCACAGGATTTGCTGGTGCATCTCAAGACCAACAATGAGATGCAGTGCAAGCGAGAGCTGCGCACTTGGGCATCTTCGTACAACGGTCTGACGGCCATACACTTTATTCTCAAGCAGCATAAAGAAGCGATGCACAACTACAAACAGGTGCTGCAGCTAGCCAAGGACTACAACTATGACAACATCAc CGTGGACAGCCTGCTGCAAATTCATGCGCTGCACAATCTGCTGTCGGCTTCTGAATTTGCTGCCGACGACGACAAGCTCAGCGAGGAAGAGCTCGCGGCGTATCGCCTCAAATTGAATAGCTTGGAGCGCAAGTTCCTAGAAGAGAAGATTGTTGTGCTGCTGGCAGCCGAGACAGCATATGAAGCAAAGCTGGAGGAACTGGAtaagttgcagcagcaattcTCGTCAAGCATTGTGCAACTGTTTGCTACCGTGGTCAACACCAGCGACAATTGGCACACAGCTGTATGGCATAAGATTGGCGAGGAGTTCTTTAGGCAAAATATTTCCAGTGAAAAACTGCAGGACGTGAACTCAGTCACGGGATTAATCTATATACTGCACAACTGGCATGACCGCTTGGAGAAGCAGCACAAACAATTGCGCAAAGACTTTAAGTTTCTGAAGCGTATACTGCTCCAAGCTTGTGGTGCTGTCAGAGAAGGTGTCGCTCTCTCCGCGGACGCCAATCAGTTCATCAAAGTAGTCTCTGATTGCCACTTGGCGGATATTATG GAGGACAAACCAGCTGGTGAAAAAAGACAAGATCCTCGCAAAAAACGACATTGTTCGTTGTGTAAAATACATGAGACTGTAAACAAGTTTGAGTGTCTGCTCTTTGACAAGGAGCTGGGCAAGGAGGGCACCATAACAGATGGCTCCGAAAACTCAAGCATGGAAATTATGCTCATCAGAG ttgtttttggttatttgCGTGGCAGACACGAGTTCGCGGAATGGAAGACggaatgtaaaaataaattggagCAGCTGGACTGCATGCAGAGCCTGGAGAAGctacaaatcaaatattggATTGAGGCAGAGTACGTAATCAAGGCCTTTGATGAGCTGGATATGTGCAAAATGCGCATACTGCTCACAGAGAATCCCGAAGAGCAATCGAACTTTCGCATTTTACCATATCAACTGGAAGAGCAAACCGAGTTCAATATGGCGAATATTGAGGAGGCGCAGCTCAACTTTGTGCGGCTATCGGGTCGCCTTAAATACCTCAAGCATTTAAAAGACGATGCAGGCGACAAACCTTGTCCCATTTGCCAAACTCTGGACGATGATCGC TATGTGATGTTGTCATGCGGTCATTACCTGTGCCAAGAATGTCTGGACACAATGCGGAGTAAATTTGGAAGGAAGACAAAATGTCCCATCTGCCGCCAAGATTCACCACA aTTGTATTATTCTGTGAGAAAGGGCGTTAATCGTACCAAAATCAATGGCGACTTCTCCACGAAAATTGTGCATATTGTGGAGCAGGTGCAAAAGATTCAAGCCGAAGACTCTGAGCAAAAGATATTGATCTTCTCGCAATGGGCAACGATACTGAATCATATCGCCAGCGCCCTGCAAATGAATGGCATTAAGTATCGCAACAAGTTCACCAATCGTGACATCGATGAGTTCAAG CAACCCGAACTAAAGATTACCTGCATGCTGATGCCCCTGTCGCGTGGCTCCAAAGGATTAAACTTGATTGAGGCGACGCATGTGTTTCTGGTCGAGCCCATACTTACACCTGGCGAGGAGTTGCAAGCCATAGGACGTGTGCATCGTTTTGGCCAGACGAA ACCGACAACAGTGCATCGCTTTATCGTCAATGGCACAATCGAGGAGAATATTATGACGCTTATCAAATCTGCCGACGACAGATCCACATTGTCCACGCACTGGGATCTGGATAACATGACTTTGGACAGTCTGAAGGATCTCTTTACGCTTAAACAAACAGATTAG